The genome window TCAGCAGTTCTTGCAGACCTTCGCGGCCATGTTCGCCGTAGCCGGCCTGGATCACCGCGTCGAACGGCTGGTCGTAGGACATCACCCGGTCCATCACCGCAATGGCCGCCAGGTAGCTTTCAAAATTGCCCTCGATGGAATCGGCACCGAAATGCGGCGTGAGCCCGACGATCTCGGTGCCCGGCGCGGCCACGGCCTGGGCCTGGCGGGCGATGGCCTGGGTGATGGATTCGGTGGTGTTGACGTTGACCACGAGAATTCGCATGAGCTGTCCTCCTTGATGCATGAAAGTAGGCGGCCCGTACCGGCCGGGCCGTTTGAGGGATCAATGATGAACGTTATCCACAGCGATGGATTCGCCGCTGACGTCCTCGTAATACGCTTCGCGCTTGGCGATGATCAGGTACAGCAGCCCTGCAATCGAAGCGCCAATCAGCCAGGAAAACGGTGAGACGGCGTCAAAACCGGGTACCAGGGCCAGGATGATCGCGATCAGCGCGGCCGGAATGAATGCCGCCACCGCACGCAGGTTGACGCCCTTGCTGTAGAAATACGCACCGTTTGGGTCCTCGCTGTACAGTTGCGGCACGTTGATACGGCCTTTTCGCAGCAGCCAGTAGTCGACCATGATCACCCCGTACAGCGGCCCGAGCAGGGCGCCGAGGCCGGACAGGAAATACACGATCACCAGTGGGCTGTTGTACAGGTTCCACGGCAGGATCAGTACGGCAATGGCGGCGCTGATCAGCCCGGCGCGGCGGAAGGTCAGGTACTTGGGCGCCAGGTTGCTGAGCACGAACGCCGGGGCGACGAAGTTGGCCATGATGTTCACCGCCACGGTGACGATCAGGAAGGCCAGGCAGCCCAGCACCAGAAGAAACGTGTTGGGGATCGAGGCGACGACCTGGGTCGGGCTTTCGATGATTTGCCCGTTGATCTGGAACTGCGCACCGCAGAGCAGGATGGTGATCCCGGCAAACACCAGGATGTTCACCGGCAGGCCCCAGAAATTGCCGACGATGATGGTTCGGCGGCATGGCGATGAGCGGGCGAAGTCGCAGAAATTGAGGATCAAGGTACCGTAGATCGACAACCATAGCGCGCCGCCGGCAAAGATATTGCGCCACATTTCGCCACCGGTCAGCGGCTCGCGGATCGACCAGGCAATGGTGGCGCCGGCCTGGGTGTACATCCAACCGGCCAGGGCCGCGACGGTCACCAGGATCACCGGACCGGCGAAACCTTCATAACGGCGCACCGTCTCCATGCCGTAGGCCAGGATCACCAGTTGCACGAACCAGATCGCCACGAAACACACCCAGCCCAGGCTCGACAGGCCGAGGATCGAGTCGCGGTCGTAGTCGGCGAAGCCCGGATGGATCGCCACCAGCAACACGCGGAACACCACCGACGCCAGGTAGGTCTGGATCCCGAACCAGGCAATCGCAATGACCGCCCTGATCAACGCAGGAATCTGCGCACCGTGGATCCCGAAGCTGATCCGGCTGATC of Pseudomonas fluorescens contains these proteins:
- a CDS encoding NCS1 family nucleobase:cation symporter-1, which gives rise to MRTSLSNNIALDLPSSTTAPDDNAAASLALSPRLHNKDLAPTKAEGRRWGRYSIFALWTNDVHNIANYSFAIGLYALGLGGWQILLSLGIGAALVYGFMNLSGYMGQKTGVPFPVISRISFGIHGAQIPALIRAVIAIAWFGIQTYLASVVFRVLLVAIHPGFADYDRDSILGLSSLGWVCFVAIWFVQLVILAYGMETVRRYEGFAGPVILVTVAALAGWMYTQAGATIAWSIREPLTGGEMWRNIFAGGALWLSIYGTLILNFCDFARSSPCRRTIIVGNFWGLPVNILVFAGITILLCGAQFQINGQIIESPTQVVASIPNTFLLVLGCLAFLIVTVAVNIMANFVAPAFVLSNLAPKYLTFRRAGLISAAIAVLILPWNLYNSPLVIVYFLSGLGALLGPLYGVIMVDYWLLRKGRINVPQLYSEDPNGAYFYSKGVNLRAVAAFIPAALIAIILALVPGFDAVSPFSWLIGASIAGLLYLIIAKREAYYEDVSGESIAVDNVHH